A genomic window from Oceanispirochaeta sp. M1 includes:
- a CDS encoding Gfo/Idh/MocA family protein codes for MFNEEKRLDRPYRWAMIGGGRGSQIGYIHRSSALRDGLFELVAGAFDINPERAKSFGTAIGVNEDRCYADYKEMLAREAGRDDGVEVVSIATPNKFHYQMCKDSLEAGLHIVCEKPLCFTSAEAEELKKIAEENKRMICVTYGYTGHQMVHQARKMIENGDLGEIRIINMQFAHGWHSEEVEANDPGTKWRVSPEVAGPTYVLGDIGTHSLYMAELMVPDFKIEKLMCSRQSFIKSRAPLEDNAFVLMNLKGGAVANLWASAVNAGGIHEQKIRVVGSKASIEWWDEHPNQLSYEIQGQPKQLLDRGHGYLYSDDACVAADRIGCGHSEGLFESWSNLYNAFGFAMKAADNNDKKALESLEFPGIDAGIDGVKFLENCVESADNGSIWVDFK; via the coding sequence ATGTTTAATGAAGAAAAAAGATTGGACCGCCCTTACAGATGGGCAATGATAGGTGGCGGACGAGGCAGCCAGATAGGTTATATACATAGATCGTCTGCTCTTCGGGATGGACTGTTTGAACTTGTTGCAGGTGCATTTGATATCAATCCTGAACGGGCAAAGAGTTTCGGTACCGCCATCGGGGTGAATGAAGATCGATGCTATGCGGATTATAAAGAGATGCTTGCCCGTGAAGCTGGTCGGGATGACGGAGTAGAAGTCGTCTCTATTGCTACTCCCAACAAATTTCATTACCAGATGTGTAAAGATTCTCTGGAAGCAGGTCTGCATATTGTCTGTGAAAAACCCCTTTGTTTTACTTCTGCCGAAGCCGAAGAGCTGAAGAAAATTGCAGAAGAAAATAAGCGGATGATCTGTGTCACCTATGGCTATACAGGGCATCAGATGGTTCATCAGGCTCGTAAAATGATCGAAAACGGTGACCTGGGAGAGATCAGGATCATCAATATGCAGTTTGCCCACGGCTGGCACTCTGAAGAAGTTGAAGCCAATGATCCCGGCACCAAATGGAGAGTCTCTCCTGAAGTTGCCGGTCCGACTTATGTCCTTGGAGATATCGGTACTCACAGTCTTTATATGGCTGAACTTATGGTTCCTGATTTCAAAATTGAGAAACTCATGTGTTCCAGACAGAGCTTTATCAAGAGCAGGGCTCCCCTTGAGGATAATGCCTTTGTTCTGATGAATCTTAAGGGTGGTGCTGTTGCCAATCTCTGGGCGTCCGCTGTTAATGCCGGAGGCATACATGAGCAGAAAATCAGGGTAGTCGGCAGCAAGGCAAGTATTGAGTGGTGGGATGAGCATCCTAACCAGCTTTCATATGAAATTCAGGGTCAGCCTAAACAGCTTCTGGATCGAGGACATGGATATCTTTACAGTGATGATGCCTGTGTGGCTGCTGATAGAATCGGATGCGGACATTCTGAAGGTCTCTTCGAGTCCTGGTCCAATCTTTATAATGCATTCGGCTTTGCAATGAAAGCAGCTGATAACAATGATAAAAAGGCTCTGGAGAGTCTGGAATTCCCTGGAATTGACGCTGGAATTGATGGTGTCAAATTTCTGGAGAACTGTGTGGAGTCAGCAGACAACGGCTCTATATGGGTCGACTTTAAATAA
- a CDS encoding AEC family transporter produces MDQAASGILKIVIFLLLGVLFRKKSVLNQQSIEGLKKIILYLAIPSILFLSFSRLDFNLSFLPVTAAVFSINFIMFWFGVLIFKSRGSKHRLLPLSLSTMNFALLGIPLYDAVYGIENLHHYTVLGVGNEIFIWFVFYFMFRWFLSSEHAESTEWKSFYKNPVIWGIILGCMAGLFKIDITAGDNFIVSSVSDVIVSASKLTTPLILVFIGFNISLSSKYTFQSLKYVLLRLTSMYFLGYIIKYFVIDHFFEPSKMGNSAYFLLLSLPPVFSLPILADEYLESDELFLLNNVIVLHAVITIVLFSVYSIFVK; encoded by the coding sequence ATGGATCAGGCCGCATCAGGTATTCTTAAAATCGTAATCTTTCTTCTACTGGGTGTTCTATTCAGAAAAAAATCTGTTCTGAATCAGCAAAGTATAGAAGGGTTGAAAAAAATAATTCTGTACCTGGCCATCCCCTCCATATTATTTCTCTCTTTTTCAAGGCTCGATTTTAATTTAAGTTTTTTACCCGTGACCGCAGCAGTATTCAGTATCAATTTTATTATGTTCTGGTTTGGAGTCCTGATTTTTAAATCAAGGGGTTCGAAACATAGACTACTGCCACTAAGCCTCTCTACAATGAATTTTGCTCTACTTGGAATACCCTTATATGATGCTGTTTATGGCATTGAAAATCTCCATCACTATACTGTCCTCGGGGTGGGTAATGAGATTTTTATCTGGTTTGTTTTCTACTTTATGTTCCGGTGGTTCTTGAGTTCAGAACATGCTGAATCCACTGAGTGGAAATCATTCTATAAGAATCCGGTTATCTGGGGAATTATTCTTGGCTGCATGGCCGGTCTGTTCAAAATTGATATTACTGCCGGTGATAACTTCATTGTCTCATCTGTCTCCGATGTAATAGTCAGTGCTTCAAAACTGACAACCCCTCTTATACTTGTTTTTATAGGGTTCAACATATCTCTTTCATCGAAATACACTTTCCAGAGTTTAAAGTATGTATTGTTGAGACTTACATCCATGTATTTCCTGGGATACATCATAAAATATTTTGTTATAGATCATTTTTTTGAACCTTCTAAGATGGGAAATTCTGCATATTTTTTGCTCCTTTCTCTTCCCCCTGTTTTCTCTCTTCCAATTCTTGCTGATGAGTATCTGGAGAGTGATGAACTTTTTCTGCTCAATAATGTAATTGTGCTGCATGCGGTGATTACAATAGTGCTTTTTTCTGTATATTCAATCTTTGTTAAATGA
- a CDS encoding PG0541 family transporter-associated protein gives MIRLEIIANNTVEQDIKDALGTEVEDLRFSRVGSVHGQGRQVPRQGDGVWPEENFMLIIYCSEENARSYARGIRKVKERFPQEGIKVFAIPFMEIEL, from the coding sequence ATGATCAGACTGGAAATAATAGCCAATAATACGGTTGAACAAGATATCAAAGATGCCCTGGGAACTGAGGTGGAGGATCTCCGCTTTTCAAGAGTGGGAAGCGTCCATGGACAGGGGCGGCAGGTTCCCCGGCAGGGAGACGGAGTATGGCCTGAAGAAAATTTCATGCTGATTATCTACTGCAGTGAAGAGAATGCCCGAAGCTATGCAAGGGGCATCAGGAAGGTGAAAGAGCGCTTTCCACAGGAGGGGATTAAGGTTTTTGCCATCCCCTTTATGGAGATTGAACTTTAA
- a CDS encoding efflux RND transporter permease subunit has translation MNITETVVNRPVAVSIVFALLIGLAAFLVPSIPVEMFPDMEMPSILVMTSYPGAGPEDVEKNVTEMLEQQLSNVSDLKEISSTSSEGSSMIMLEFDFSKDLDLATNDVRDKLELASNMIPDDANSPIIFKMSSDMMPVMTLAVEGSQSQNELRKVAEDTIQPLVERISGVATVSVKGGQQEIVRIDVSQNRLEAYNLTLSRVSSSLAAQNYQLGSGSIEEKGTDFLIRTDAEFSSLEDIENVIISNIAGGPDSSSKVIRLKDVAEVSLAFEDEENRVYINGLTGITLSVQKESDANSIDVSDKIQDEIKSINNALPAGMEVLVLSDSSSSIRSVMNQTYSSLFQGILLAMVVLFFFLRTWSSTLIIALSIPISIFVTILFMYFMGLSLNLMTLTGIILGLGMVVDNSIVILENIFRYRERGTRLKASAILGNREMVKSITASTLTTICVFIPMVLFADNIGMFGQIFKSLSWTIIIAMSVSLIVAITLVPTLSANYLKVRTRTQKPLKNKALKKIDNAFEAGFNALDNGYKKLLAALMNHKKKTLLFIFLLFALTMLQIPKMGMVLTPSMSEDSFTVSMELPTGTALDETEQQVRQLVDNIEYEMAGHYENMVVTIGESGMFGGSVESNKASVEVKLPDYQNQTMTADEMKTMVRTWFNDFPAATLEFTSMRPGMGNSNPVDLVIQSDSLDQAISFSDDLVELMKANLPKVQDLSMDMDKGLPQIELVIDRDRAYSLGVDMYTVANEVSASIQGKTATRYRVDGEELDVQVILREEDKSSIPDLNKIFVVNSSGTRIAVSNVAHLERSTGPVAISRENEQRTIHILGGLNQGYSSTEAQADINALLADQVIVPDGVTISMGGDFKDIAEQGTQMVIILVIALILVFGVMAAQFESLKDPFIIFMTIPLMLIGVVLLYLITGSSFSIMSAVGLVVLVGLVVNNGIVMVDYTKMLLKRGENLVEACVNAAGNRLKPILMTTFTTILGMYPLAFMGGAGTEQVQPIAQTIIGGLLVSSLMTLFVTPLLFALMNRRKYK, from the coding sequence ATGAATATCACCGAAACCGTAGTTAACAGACCCGTTGCAGTCTCCATTGTTTTTGCCCTTCTTATAGGATTGGCTGCTTTTCTTGTTCCGAGTATCCCGGTAGAGATGTTTCCCGATATGGAAATGCCTTCAATCCTGGTCATGACCTCATATCCGGGGGCAGGACCGGAGGATGTTGAAAAAAATGTCACAGAAATGCTGGAACAGCAGCTTTCCAATGTGAGTGATCTTAAAGAGATAAGCTCTACCTCTTCCGAAGGGTCCAGTATGATTATGCTTGAATTTGATTTTTCAAAAGATCTTGATCTTGCAACAAATGATGTTCGAGATAAACTCGAACTGGCATCAAATATGATCCCCGATGATGCTAACAGCCCCATTATATTTAAGATGAGTTCAGACATGATGCCCGTCATGACCCTGGCAGTCGAAGGCTCTCAATCCCAGAATGAACTGCGTAAAGTCGCCGAAGATACAATTCAGCCTCTTGTTGAAAGGATAAGCGGAGTGGCGACTGTATCTGTTAAGGGAGGACAGCAGGAGATTGTCAGAATCGATGTGTCTCAAAATCGCCTTGAAGCCTATAATTTGACCCTGAGCCGTGTATCATCCTCTCTGGCTGCACAGAATTATCAGCTGGGCTCCGGAAGTATTGAAGAAAAAGGGACAGATTTTCTGATAAGAACAGATGCGGAATTCAGCAGTCTTGAAGATATTGAAAATGTGATTATCTCAAATATTGCAGGCGGACCTGACAGCTCATCTAAAGTTATACGCCTCAAAGATGTGGCTGAAGTCTCTCTGGCTTTTGAAGATGAAGAAAATCGGGTCTATATAAACGGTCTCACAGGTATAACTCTTTCAGTGCAGAAAGAGTCAGATGCCAACAGTATAGATGTTTCCGACAAGATTCAGGATGAAATTAAAAGTATCAACAATGCTCTTCCTGCAGGAATGGAAGTATTGGTTCTTTCTGATAGCTCCTCTTCTATTCGTTCCGTTATGAATCAGACCTACAGCTCACTCTTTCAGGGAATCCTCCTGGCCATGGTTGTACTCTTTTTCTTTTTACGAACCTGGTCCAGTACATTGATCATTGCCCTCTCCATCCCCATATCTATTTTTGTGACAATCCTGTTTATGTATTTCATGGGCCTGTCATTGAACCTTATGACACTTACCGGGATAATCCTCGGTCTGGGAATGGTTGTAGACAACTCTATTGTTATTCTTGAAAATATTTTCCGCTACAGAGAACGGGGAACCAGACTCAAGGCCTCTGCCATCCTTGGAAACAGAGAGATGGTAAAATCAATAACTGCATCTACACTGACAACGATCTGTGTATTTATCCCCATGGTTCTTTTTGCAGACAACATCGGAATGTTCGGGCAGATATTCAAATCTCTTTCTTGGACCATTATCATCGCTATGTCAGTATCTCTGATAGTAGCAATTACACTGGTCCCTACTCTGTCGGCCAACTACCTCAAGGTAAGAACAAGAACCCAGAAACCTCTTAAAAACAAGGCACTGAAAAAAATAGATAATGCCTTTGAAGCAGGCTTCAATGCTCTGGATAATGGCTACAAAAAGCTTCTTGCCGCATTGATGAATCACAAAAAGAAAACCCTGCTGTTTATCTTTCTCCTCTTTGCACTCACCATGTTGCAGATACCTAAGATGGGTATGGTTTTGACACCGTCCATGAGTGAAGATTCTTTTACGGTATCCATGGAGCTGCCCACTGGTACAGCTCTTGATGAAACAGAGCAGCAGGTCCGTCAACTGGTTGATAATATAGAATATGAAATGGCCGGTCATTACGAAAATATGGTTGTAACCATCGGGGAATCTGGCATGTTCGGTGGTTCTGTAGAATCCAATAAGGCATCTGTTGAGGTAAAACTCCCTGATTACCAGAACCAGACAATGACGGCTGATGAGATGAAAACCATGGTAAGAACCTGGTTCAATGATTTCCCGGCGGCAACACTTGAGTTTACGAGTATGAGACCGGGAATGGGGAACAGTAATCCTGTTGACCTTGTTATTCAGTCAGACAGTCTTGATCAGGCAATATCCTTTTCTGATGACTTAGTTGAACTGATGAAAGCAAACCTGCCGAAAGTACAGGATCTCAGTATGGATATGGACAAGGGACTGCCCCAGATCGAGCTGGTTATCGACAGAGACAGGGCCTACAGCCTGGGTGTGGATATGTATACTGTAGCCAATGAAGTCAGCGCCAGTATTCAGGGAAAAACCGCCACCCGATACAGGGTAGACGGAGAGGAACTGGATGTTCAGGTTATTCTGAGAGAAGAGGACAAAAGCAGCATCCCCGACCTGAACAAGATTTTTGTTGTAAATAGTTCCGGTACCAGGATTGCCGTATCCAATGTTGCCCATCTGGAGAGAAGTACCGGACCTGTTGCCATCAGCAGAGAAAATGAACAGCGTACCATCCACATCCTGGGGGGACTGAATCAAGGATACTCTTCAACTGAAGCCCAGGCTGATATCAATGCTCTGCTTGCAGATCAAGTGATAGTTCCCGATGGTGTCACCATAAGCATGGGGGGAGACTTCAAGGACATAGCCGAACAGGGTACCCAGATGGTTATAATTCTGGTTATTGCACTGATCCTGGTCTTTGGGGTAATGGCGGCACAGTTTGAGTCGTTGAAAGATCCCTTTATCATCTTTATGACAATTCCCCTGATGCTCATCGGTGTTGTTCTTCTATACCTTATCACCGGCTCCAGCTTCAGCATAATGTCTGCTGTGGGACTCGTAGTTCTTGTGGGTCTGGTCGTAAACAATGGAATAGTTATGGTAGACTATACTAAGATGCTCCTCAAACGGGGAGAGAATCTGGTTGAGGCTTGTGTGAATGCGGCTGGGAACCGACTCAAACCCATCCTGATGACAACTTTCACCACAATACTGGGAATGTATCCCCTTGCCTTTATGGGAGGAGCCGGTACGGAACAGGTGCAGCCTATTGCTCAGACAATTATCGGGGGACTCCTGGTCAGCTCATTGATGACCCTCTTTGTAACTCCCCTGCTTTTCGCCCTTATGAACAGAAGGAAATATAAATGA
- a CDS encoding efflux RND transporter periplasmic adaptor subunit produces MNKKKEKKGRITGLVLIILIVVVIGGMGINTLISNAPISENAQKAQIGPRAPKNKIEEETVYTVLTQSIELSSIEDYLKFNGDVIAETTVEIYPDATGKLTKLNVSLGTYVRKGDIIAEVDPSLPGQKYVASPVKSTINGTITDLPYNVGATISSPQVPLATVGDLSSLQIQSFISEKDMASVALGQKALISFEPYENEFFEASITEISPVLDRNSRTLEIKLNLDKTDKRIKSGMFGSAYLITAKYTNALVIPSNSIQNSEDGKYVYVISQDMKAEMKIIETGLSIDGRTIVLSGISEGEQLVTLGQTMLQPGSAVKVNS; encoded by the coding sequence ATGAATAAGAAAAAAGAGAAGAAAGGCCGAATCACAGGGCTTGTACTGATTATCCTGATTGTTGTAGTTATTGGTGGCATGGGAATTAATACTCTCATAAGCAATGCCCCCATTTCCGAGAATGCTCAAAAAGCACAGATTGGTCCGAGAGCTCCCAAAAATAAAATAGAGGAAGAGACTGTTTACACAGTCCTGACTCAAAGCATTGAACTGAGCAGTATTGAAGATTACCTGAAGTTCAATGGAGATGTTATTGCAGAAACAACTGTTGAAATCTATCCGGATGCCACGGGAAAACTGACAAAACTCAATGTAAGCCTTGGTACCTATGTACGCAAGGGAGATATCATTGCAGAAGTAGACCCTTCTCTGCCTGGACAGAAATATGTTGCAAGCCCTGTTAAATCCACCATCAACGGAACGATTACGGACCTGCCCTATAACGTGGGAGCTACCATATCCTCTCCTCAAGTCCCCCTGGCTACAGTGGGAGACCTCTCATCACTGCAGATTCAGAGTTTTATATCAGAGAAAGATATGGCCTCTGTAGCACTCGGTCAGAAGGCCCTGATCAGTTTTGAACCCTATGAAAATGAATTCTTTGAGGCTTCCATTACTGAGATCAGCCCCGTGCTGGACAGAAACTCCAGGACACTGGAAATAAAACTGAATCTTGATAAAACAGATAAAAGAATAAAATCCGGAATGTTCGGATCGGCATATTTAATTACAGCCAAATACACAAATGCCCTGGTGATTCCAAGCAACAGCATTCAGAACTCTGAAGACGGGAAATATGTTTATGTAATCTCCCAGGATATGAAGGCTGAAATGAAAATCATTGAAACTGGACTCTCCATAGATGGAAGAACCATCGTTTTAAGCGGCATCTCAGAAGGTGAACAGCTTGTAACCCTGGGACAGACAATGCTGCAGCCCGGGTCTGCTGTGAAAGTAAACTCATAA
- a CDS encoding sigma-54 dependent transcriptional regulator, which translates to MRILVVDDEKNIRESLKILLEQDGFTVDSAENAFSAQRFIENNEYDAGIFDLKMPGMSGLELLAWLQTQEQPFPVTMISAFGQVNDAVDALKIGAVDYIVKPFDPEILLDKLLALKENLLVSEDMQEGMQEGMNTLGDEYFNGSSKAMILLQKRLLRVASTNATVLITGASGVGKEVTARTLHQNSAQKDAPFIPVNIGGVPENLIESELFGYEKGAFTGADKQKKGLIEQASGGSLFLDEIGEMPLSLQVKMLRVLQEKKFRRLGGLEEIDITARIITATNRRLEEMVKEGLFREDLYYRLNIARLEIPSLRERMDDLPRLTGFLIEKLNQKMDLNLQGLSDKAWEILKTHDFPGNIRELENILERSMIFCEGNELQDTDIDLQAPVSTMTALESGKAGRTLKEMEKESIIQALRRWEGNRSRAAKELGISRRTIINKIQEFNLDKAE; encoded by the coding sequence ATGAGGATTCTGGTTGTTGATGATGAAAAAAACATCCGCGAAAGTCTCAAAATATTACTGGAACAGGATGGTTTCACCGTAGACAGTGCGGAAAATGCCTTTTCTGCTCAAAGATTTATTGAAAACAATGAATATGATGCGGGAATATTTGATCTTAAAATGCCGGGAATGTCGGGGCTGGAATTACTTGCATGGCTTCAGACTCAGGAACAGCCCTTTCCGGTGACAATGATATCTGCCTTCGGTCAGGTTAATGATGCAGTTGATGCCCTGAAAATCGGTGCCGTCGATTATATTGTCAAACCCTTCGACCCCGAAATCCTTCTGGATAAATTATTAGCTCTGAAAGAAAATCTTCTTGTTTCAGAAGATATGCAGGAGGGTATGCAGGAGGGTATGAACACTCTGGGTGATGAGTATTTCAACGGGAGCTCTAAAGCAATGATTCTACTGCAGAAACGCCTCCTCCGTGTTGCATCCACCAATGCGACAGTACTGATAACCGGTGCAAGCGGAGTGGGAAAAGAAGTAACTGCCCGGACACTCCATCAGAACTCTGCCCAGAAAGATGCACCCTTTATTCCTGTAAATATTGGAGGAGTCCCCGAAAATCTTATTGAAAGTGAGCTCTTCGGCTATGAAAAAGGGGCCTTTACAGGGGCTGATAAACAAAAAAAAGGTCTCATTGAGCAGGCATCGGGGGGGAGTCTTTTTCTGGATGAAATTGGTGAAATGCCCCTCTCTTTGCAGGTAAAGATGCTCCGGGTCTTACAGGAAAAGAAGTTCCGCCGTCTTGGAGGACTGGAAGAGATAGACATTACAGCCCGTATTATTACAGCCACTAACCGCAGACTGGAAGAGATGGTCAAAGAGGGTCTGTTCCGTGAAGACCTGTATTACAGACTCAATATAGCCCGGCTGGAGATTCCCTCCCTTCGGGAACGCATGGATGATCTTCCCCGGCTGACGGGTTTCCTTATTGAAAAACTGAACCAAAAAATGGATCTAAATCTGCAGGGGCTCTCAGACAAGGCCTGGGAGATTTTGAAAACCCATGATTTTCCCGGAAATATCAGAGAACTCGAAAATATTCTGGAGAGATCCATGATTTTCTGTGAAGGCAATGAACTTCAGGATACGGACATAGACCTTCAGGCTCCGGTTTCTACAATGACCGCACTGGAATCAGGAAAGGCGGGACGCACTCTGAAAGAGATGGAGAAAGAGTCAATTATCCAGGCCCTCAGGCGATGGGAAGGGAACCGCAGCCGAGCTGCGAAAGAGCTGGGTATATCCCGGCGTACAATTATAAACAAAATACAGGAATTCAATCTGGACAAAGCGGAATAA
- a CDS encoding PAS domain-containing sensor histidine kinase encodes MNEKRFLIYLLILIFVLFSVMGVIIIETHIQHKQVSLLLEYEKLLGRYYNLYTSGESLDDQMTAQILGFAFYNYYGDPLYIHGTARPKIESTSERPFFNKERKSIVIQRDMMNPFIPIFRNMEDIEKYNQGYTQNIETQSKEYREQMIRYTYVEIIDPLIYSTVQKFKLLQFIIPVIIISIVFFIWHLYTKNISYRKQIGEQERLVVLGTAARTLTHEIKNPLSSIRLQSTIIKRSSCRLHEESLRIINEEVDRLSLLTERVGDYLRHPEGEPQRCDLNIEVSKTMKRYSHNLSYSTRDDVFPVHIDPDRFRSILENLLNNALQSESDHSDISIDLDTKDDQVVLIVKDKGKGIPPENLKHLFDPFFTTKSTGSGIGLAIVHSFVSAAHGDLKIESDPGMGTSVRITFPLLEKEEHLS; translated from the coding sequence ATGAATGAAAAAAGATTCTTAATCTATCTGCTGATACTGATTTTTGTACTGTTCTCTGTTATGGGTGTCATAATTATTGAAACCCATATTCAGCATAAACAGGTCAGCCTTCTCCTGGAATATGAAAAATTACTGGGACGCTATTACAATTTGTATACATCCGGAGAATCTCTGGATGATCAGATGACAGCACAGATCCTGGGATTTGCATTCTATAACTACTACGGAGATCCTCTCTATATCCATGGCACTGCCCGTCCAAAGATTGAATCTACTTCTGAAAGGCCTTTTTTCAACAAGGAAAGAAAGAGTATTGTCATCCAGAGGGATATGATGAATCCCTTTATCCCTATTTTCAGAAATATGGAGGACATCGAAAAATATAATCAAGGATATACACAGAATATCGAGACCCAAAGTAAAGAATACAGGGAGCAGATGATTCGCTATACCTATGTGGAAATAATTGATCCCCTGATATATTCAACAGTTCAGAAATTCAAGCTGCTGCAGTTCATCATCCCCGTCATCATAATCTCTATTGTATTCTTTATCTGGCACTTGTATACGAAAAATATATCCTACAGAAAACAGATTGGCGAACAGGAGCGTCTGGTGGTTCTGGGAACAGCAGCCCGCACTCTGACTCATGAGATAAAAAACCCTCTAAGCAGCATCCGCCTTCAGTCCACCATAATAAAAAGATCATCCTGCCGGCTCCACGAAGAATCCCTGCGGATTATCAATGAGGAAGTGGATCGTCTCTCTCTTCTGACAGAGCGCGTAGGTGATTACCTGAGGCATCCCGAAGGGGAACCCCAGCGTTGCGACTTAAACATTGAAGTAAGTAAAACTATGAAACGTTACAGCCATAATTTGAGTTACAGTACCAGAGATGATGTATTTCCGGTTCACATTGATCCTGACCGCTTTAGATCCATACTGGAAAATCTACTCAATAATGCCCTTCAAAGTGAAAGTGACCATTCTGATATAAGCATAGATCTGGATACAAAGGATGATCAGGTAGTCCTCATTGTAAAAGATAAGGGCAAGGGTATTCCTCCGGAAAATCTGAAGCATCTTTTTGATCCCTTCTTTACAACAAAATCCACAGGATCAGGAATAGGACTTGCAATCGTCCACAGCTTTGTCAGTGCCGCCCATGGAGACCTTAAAATAGAATCCGACCCCGGTATGGGAACATCAGTCCGTATAACCTTCCCTCTGCTGGAGAAAGAGGAGCATCTATCATGA
- a CDS encoding TolC family protein codes for MRKLILGFLGVIAITGFIYAEEPLTLTEEKAVELGMTQNLSLRSSSLDYQNSEEEKNNRWNNFLPSFSASAGVSRKDEFLSTESMQTSGDPWSMSFGGGISLPLGLTNFYSMEASSLGYEAQSIVYENNQKSLEASIRKQFKYLLASEENVLLKQKSIDLAQKRYEQALVNFQNGLVSELNVLQAQNSVELLKPAYQDVKTAYENQLMAFQNLLGMDLSQRIELQGDLTVTQIELEAQVLVDTFLTGRLDVQSSQKNREILENKEKLLKAGKMAPSLSLSAKWDNGITSLSEEPSWSDSATISAYLSVPIDGFIPGSSDRTSINSAGRNVEKSSIQVENTMNNAEQEIRSLIMTLEGAWTNIETSELSVELAQKTYEMTEAAYSQGTSELLDVEDAQNKLLSAHQDLLLSKYRYLAGILDMELALNADINSVMEIRNVQ; via the coding sequence ATGAGAAAGTTAATTTTGGGATTTCTTGGCGTTATCGCTATAACAGGATTTATATATGCAGAGGAGCCATTAACACTGACAGAAGAGAAGGCCGTTGAATTGGGGATGACACAAAACCTGTCCCTGAGAAGCTCTTCTCTGGATTATCAAAACAGTGAAGAGGAAAAAAATAACAGATGGAATAATTTCCTCCCCAGCTTCTCCGCAAGTGCCGGAGTATCCCGAAAAGATGAATTTCTCAGTACTGAATCAATGCAGACATCCGGAGATCCGTGGAGTATGAGTTTTGGCGGAGGGATTTCACTCCCCCTCGGCCTGACAAACTTTTACTCCATGGAAGCCTCCTCCCTTGGGTATGAGGCCCAGTCAATTGTGTATGAGAATAATCAGAAAAGTCTGGAAGCATCCATTCGAAAACAGTTCAAGTATCTGCTGGCTTCTGAGGAAAATGTACTCCTCAAGCAGAAGAGTATTGATCTGGCACAGAAACGCTATGAACAGGCCCTGGTTAACTTTCAGAACGGCCTGGTTTCAGAGTTAAATGTCCTGCAGGCTCAGAACTCTGTTGAACTGTTAAAACCAGCCTATCAGGATGTCAAAACAGCCTATGAAAATCAGCTTATGGCCTTTCAGAATCTTCTGGGAATGGATCTTTCCCAAAGAATTGAACTCCAGGGGGATTTAACAGTGACGCAGATAGAACTGGAAGCTCAAGTTCTTGTGGATACTTTCCTTACAGGAAGACTCGATGTGCAGAGCAGTCAGAAAAACAGGGAGATCCTTGAAAATAAGGAAAAACTGCTAAAAGCAGGAAAAATGGCCCCGTCCCTGTCTCTATCTGCAAAATGGGATAATGGTATAACAAGTCTCAGTGAAGAACCCTCCTGGTCAGACAGTGCAACAATATCTGCTTACTTGAGTGTTCCCATAGATGGTTTTATTCCCGGTTCCAGTGACAGGACATCAATAAACAGTGCCGGCAGAAATGTTGAAAAGTCCTCTATTCAGGTGGAGAATACCATGAATAATGCAGAACAGGAGATTAGATCTCTTATTATGACTCTCGAGGGAGCATGGACGAATATAGAGACATCAGAACTTTCTGTAGAGCTGGCACAGAAAACTTATGAAATGACAGAAGCCGCCTATTCTCAGGGAACATCCGAGCTCCTGGATGTTGAAGATGCACAGAATAAACTGTTATCAGCTCATCAGGATCTACTCTTGAGTAAATACAGATATCTTGCAGGAATTCTGGACATGGAATTGGCGCTTAATGCAGATATTAACAGTGTAATGGAGATTCGAAATGTACAATAA